One genomic region from Penaeus monodon isolate SGIC_2016 chromosome 24, NSTDA_Pmon_1, whole genome shotgun sequence encodes:
- the LOC119588481 gene encoding zinc finger protein castor homolog 1-like (The sequence of the model RefSeq protein was modified relative to this genomic sequence to represent the inferred CDS: added 150 bases not found in genome assembly), giving the protein MHDYARRLALATSPGAAGAGGPMGVAAVTSVDAMFKRKRGRPPKNRIIEVWNDYLPVSSAHDSPQAIFTSFKLPKTSPPPHGPSLAMPPALASHPMTPLGHLAHMGRDASPPGLIMSSSANTSTSTTSSVVPQPAILGGPLGGPLGGPQPVLLPLRGPLLANPLQPQAEVVDGFYPWAEGVACPDQLCPLLGRRHYHCAHPRCLYVTAHTDVLPLHAHDFHENTPIPEGFIAIDRNIDCRSPNCQSNKVNKHFHCTRCGFSFVRYQTLESHAEKHQQEDEGVAVAGGATHHSLGPQSPIYLKKPRPDSPMDTPAPGGPAGRDSPSKGQDLSPPVVKSSGIFYPLSPFPTANPGGIRPPNAARGEPGALVTPIPPSTRPQMSTTFTLPVSGSLTITATRRSPGPQAPHSPARDRMDQGDADDRTHDFEADAARSLGVLGGDPYSARLLQQMTAEQAPLAAALGADWMNPERHPQYGPDFSCGRPFCKLKKKEHYHCQVCNQAFSEHEKLRPHLLKHAACGPMTPGGMAAAGDEDPPAQVKEEADDAGQAPSEGGERPSSPRSPSESTSSSMGATPLAAPASSPRSLSTCSISGSISGPQFPLVYTQAASFPGLPTPFGPHLGMAGMFPGTIPRLLPPTAWQVHPALAAMAHQGLMLPGVRPNGEMPHGSPGPGGMPGVSPGLPPGLQASGDHNPVLPATLGPSPHLALLGKRLGADDFAAQDAKKIRSNHSMRLLKDEPVPEGYVRFRFNEDCQYPHCGYREHQTHFHCMRKDCGYSFCDKTRFVQHTARHERLDTLMGGDFNQFRSNVPCGRPDCVYASMIGQQQNKASHFHCLKCDFVCTDTNKVVAHRRQHQKRDSINAAGFEKFTPSQPCGVQGCNHNQKQTHYHCLKCQYSVLGLSQMSAHRFRHLE; this is encoded by the exons ATGCACGACTACGCCCGCCGCCTCGCCCTGGCCACCTCGC CGTCACCTCCGTCGACGCCATGTTCAAGCGGAAGCGAGGTCGCCCGCCCAAGAACAGGATCATTGAG GTTTGGAATGACTAC CTTCCTGTGTCCAGCGCCCACGACTCTCCGCAGGCCATCTTCACCAGCTTCAAGCTCCCGAAGACGTCTCCGCCGCCGCACGGGCCGTCCCTGGCCATGCCCCCCGCCCTGGCCAGCCACCCCATGACGCCCCTGGGCCACCTGGCGCACATGGGCCGCGACGCCTCGCCGCCCGGCCTCATCATGT GCGTCGTCCCCCAGCCCGCCATCCTCGGGGGACCCCTGGGGGGACCCCTGGGCGGACCCCAGCCCGTCCTCCTGCCGCTCCGGGGGCCGCTGCTCGCCAACCCGCTGCAGCCTCAG GCGGAGGTGGTAGACGGGTTCTACCCCTGGGCCGAGGGCGTGGCCTGCCCCGACCAACTGTGCCCGCTGCTGGGGCGCCGCCACTACCACTGCGCCCACCCGAGGTGCCTGTACGTCAC ATTTCCACGAGAACACGCCCATCCCCGAAGGGTTCATTGCCATCGACCGCAACATTGACTGTCGGTCACCAAACTGTCAGAG cAACAAGGTGAACAAGCACTTCCACTGCACGCGCTGCGGCTTCTCCTTCGTGCGGTACCAGACCCTCGAGTCCCACGCGGAGAAGCACCAGCAGGAGGACGAGGGCGTGGCGGTCGCGGGCGGCGCCACCCACCACAGCCTCGGCCCGCAGTCGCCCATCTACCTGAAGAAGCCCCGGCCGGACAGCCCCATGGACACgccggcccccgggggccccgccgGCAGGGATTCGCCCTCCAAAGGACAAG ATCTCTCGCCTCCAGTGGTCAAGTCCTCAGGGATCTTCTACCCGCTGTCGCCCTTCCCGACGGCCAACCCCGGCGGCATCCGGCCGCCCAACGCGGCGCGCGGCGAGCCCGGCGCCCTCGTGACGCCCATCCCACCCTCGACGCGCCCACAGATGTCCACCACGTTCACGCTGCCCGTGTCGGGGAGCCTGACCATCACCGCGACGCGCCGCTCGCCGGGACCGCAGGCGCCGCACTCGCCGGCGCGCGACCGCATGGACCAAGGCGACGCCGACGACCGCACCCACGACTTCGAGGCAGACGCCGCCCGCTCGCTGGGCGTGCTGGGCGGCGACCCGTACTCTGCGCGCCTCCTGCAGCAGATGACGGCCGAGCAGGCGCCCCTCGCGGCCGCCCTGGGCGCCGACTGGATGAACCCCGAGCGCCACCCGCAGTACGGGCCGGACTTCTCGTGCGGGCGCCCCTTCTGCAAGCTCAAGAAGAAGGAGCACTACCACTGCCAGGTGTGCAACCAGGCCTTCAGCGAGCACGAGAAGCTGCGGCCGCACCTGCTGAAGCACGCCGCTTGCGGCCCCATGACGCCCGGCGGCATGGCGGCGGCGGGCGACGAGGACCCGCCGGCGCaggtgaaggaggaggcggaTGACGCGGGCCAGGCGCCGTCCGAGGGCGGCGAGCGCCCCTCCAGCCCGCGCAGCCCCAGCGAGAGCACGAGCAGCAGCATGGGCGCCACGCCCCTGGCCGCGCCAGCCAGCAGCCCGCGCTCCCTCAGCACGTGCAGCATCTCAGGGAGCATCAGCGGCCCTCAGTTCCCGCTGGTGTACACGCAGGCGGCCAGCTTCCCCGGGCTGCCCACGCCCTTCGGGCCGCACCTGGGCATGGCAGGCATGTTCCCGGGCACCATCCCGCGCCTGCTGCCGCCCACGGCCTGGCAGGTGCACCCCGCGCTGGCCGCCATGGCCCACCAGGGGCTCATGCTGCCGGGCGTCAGACCCAACGGCGAGATGCCGCACGGCTCGCCCGGCCCCGGGGGCATGCCCGGCGTGAGCCCGGGGCTGCCGCCGGGCCTGCAGGCGTCGGGCGACCACAACCCCGTGCTGCCCGCCACGCTGGGGCCGTCGCCGCACCTGGCGCTGCTGGGCAAGCGGCTCGGCGCCGACGACTTCGCCGCGCAGGACGCCAAGAAGATCCGCTCCAACCACTCCATGCGCCTCCTCAAGGACGAGCCCGTGCCCGAGGGCTACGTGCGCTTCAG gTTCAACGAGGACTGCCAGTACCCGCACTGCGGCTACCGGGAGCACCAGACCCACTTCCACTGCATGCGGAAGGACTGCGGCTATTCGTTCTGCGACAAGACGCGGTTCGTGCAGCACACGGCGCGCCACGAGCGCCTCGACACCCTCATGGGCGGAGACTTCAACCAGTTCCGGTCCAACGTGCCGTGCGGGCGCCCCGACTGCGTCTACGCCTCCATGATAG gccagcAGCAAAACAAGGCGTCGCACTTCCACTGCCTCAAGTGCGACTTCGTGTGCACGGACACCAACAAGGTCGTGGCGCACCGGCGGCAGCACCAGAAGCGCGACTCCATCAACGCCGCCGGCTTCGAGAAGTTCACGCCGTCGCAGCCGTGTGGCGTCCAGGGCTG GTGCCAGTACTCGGTGCTGGGCCTCAGCCAGATGTCCGCCCATCGCTTCCGCCACCTCGAATGA